In one Lachnospiraceae bacterium GAM79 genomic region, the following are encoded:
- a CDS encoding helix-turn-helix transcriptional regulator has protein sequence MSKKATKALNNPYYIARYNASKNNPNLTSREKTAEILNIDRTRLSRIELGMSVPYPEEVLAMADVYEIPELCNMYCSGECAIGRETVKPINADSLDRLILQFLGSSQKMENITEQLINITSDGIVDEGELEQFDSVLSELEKMSVNIQSLMMWAKKNKDSIMSKRGN, from the coding sequence ATGAGTAAAAAAGCTACGAAAGCACTGAATAATCCGTATTATATCGCAAGATATAATGCATCAAAGAATAATCCAAATCTTACCAGCCGGGAAAAGACGGCTGAGATTTTAAATATTGACCGGACGCGGTTATCACGGATCGAGCTTGGCATGTCAGTTCCTTATCCGGAAGAAGTTCTGGCGATGGCGGATGTATATGAGATACCGGAGCTTTGTAATATGTATTGCTCAGGGGAGTGTGCAATCGGTCGTGAGACAGTGAAACCGATCAATGCAGATAGCTTGGATCGACTGATCCTTCAGTTCCTTGGATCTTCTCAGAAGATGGAGAATATTACGGAGCAACTGATCAATATCACCTCCGATGGAATTGTAGATGAAGGAGAACTGGAGCAGTTTGATTCGGTTCTGTCTGAATTGGAAAAAATGTCGGTCAACATTCAATCGTTGATGATGTGGGCTAAAAAAAATAAAGATTCAATTATGAGTAAAAGAGGAAATTAG
- a CDS encoding 4'-phosphopantetheinyl transferase superfamily protein: MLIWYADVSDMTEEQMKKYLEELSEYRLEKVNRLRYEKDKKLSVAAGILLDRALKECHLSEKDCRYQIMEHGKVYLADHPEIAFNISHSGCVAVLIFHKETKHDLSCGIDIELIQGGREKIVNRLFSEADKEQYKKLDPDAAALYFARVWTRMESFGKMTGKGLDFSDPTQKKIMDRSEMKKKNVYFREFRITDKTGREYNLCACADKEGLLEETVFSDKSVLFSSQNVDCVVI, encoded by the coding sequence ATGCTGATTTGGTATGCGGATGTGTCGGATATGACAGAGGAGCAGATGAAAAAGTATCTGGAAGAGCTGTCTGAGTATCGTTTGGAAAAAGTGAATAGGCTTCGATATGAGAAGGATAAGAAATTGTCGGTTGCTGCGGGAATTTTGCTTGACCGGGCGTTAAAAGAGTGTCATTTGTCTGAGAAAGACTGTCGCTATCAGATCATGGAGCATGGCAAGGTTTATCTGGCAGATCATCCTGAGATAGCATTTAATATCAGTCACAGCGGATGCGTTGCAGTTCTGATCTTTCATAAAGAAACGAAACACGATCTGTCCTGTGGCATTGATATCGAGCTGATACAGGGTGGACGGGAGAAGATCGTGAACCGGTTATTTTCAGAAGCGGACAAAGAACAATATAAGAAGTTGGATCCGGATGCGGCTGCGTTATATTTTGCGCGGGTCTGGACCCGGATGGAATCATTTGGTAAGATGACAGGAAAAGGACTTGATTTTTCAGATCCGACTCAGAAAAAAATTATGGATCGTTCAGAGATGAAAAAGAAAAATGTCTATTTCCGAGAATTCAGAATAACAGATAAAACAGGTCGGGAATATAATCTCTGTGCCTGTGCAGATAAGGAAGGTTTGTTAGAAGAAACTGTATTTTCTGATAAGTCGGTTCTTTTTTCTTCTCAGAATGTAGATTGTGTGGTAATATGA
- a CDS encoding tubulin-like doman-containing protein: MILIDTQKEEFSKLRDIRVFGRISHDDRFNGNLLVIGLGGIGSRTVCNLKGMMVDDITPEDNIHFLMVDSDIPEMEQTIEDSKEHIGFNALEVLSIYRPNIENILADGIKKNPVHPNLANWMDADFPDVTVTKDGAHGNRQIGRLMFSNAYEDIRMLLFDRLEEIHDKANGNWMDVIIVSSLSGGTGSGILSDLAYNIRAYGKAKKWANLRIGGCLLMPDVIFGNKSVTQDPELMFRMMANGCAALKEVDYYMKLSEKDDAYIFESTTHKMVIRENLFDACMLVSGKKDSQGYLPEGTILMDTASFLYKLACNKYIGNNDVNDDRKLLRDVFFDNEKYSVTNWKMEHSDSEIATANCYYKVVSEADYKIPIREIENICESDLFNKAYKRLFVSPFDNPQIETDIKDALKELDAFLHAEPGDEINLSVNGLIQFGQFTKPTYKMIKKHTDGLREHMGEKLDNMDKELPVMIKSIKNKLWNSLDAVIARYIEKCGPYAAIDIIGAPTAGVADSTRGMMAEVKKLQELHSKYTPSGEYSRIIESICEIVAKRFFTFPSAKRETENGYYDACIKETLAAERNRIMDEIDAQDLFGDTLRWLQQRAERLDEIYSQFGEDLKNSIEDLANEGKVTTKNILKNAARHEFLPTDYVNDSRINEVKDGLIRLMLDNEANIDNGRVVPVKDAMEKIYRRLFSGIGAYGPEKMLSVAFSDKKLAENDINVMFGSPTNDRRDEVMQKVAAAFVNDIQEEKQLCVLKDGYKELLLNKKYISVPNVMPYFSRAVKGILMDKPYNEKEDSITLNPGEIEISINDMYVGVPASMMACTAEMQKAYNAVDSSYKGLHIDEVNRDMRDFPNLCTL; this comes from the coding sequence ATGATACTTATTGATACGCAAAAAGAAGAATTTAGCAAACTGAGAGACATCCGCGTATTTGGAAGGATCAGTCATGATGACCGGTTTAATGGGAATTTGCTTGTAATTGGTTTAGGTGGAATCGGAAGCAGAACAGTTTGTAATTTAAAAGGAATGATGGTCGATGATATCACACCGGAGGATAATATTCATTTTCTGATGGTTGATTCAGATATTCCCGAGATGGAACAGACAATTGAGGACAGTAAAGAACATATTGGTTTTAATGCACTTGAAGTATTAAGTATCTACAGACCTAATATTGAAAATATACTTGCGGATGGAATCAAGAAGAATCCGGTACATCCGAATCTAGCAAACTGGATGGATGCAGATTTTCCGGATGTAACAGTGACAAAGGATGGTGCGCATGGCAATCGTCAGATCGGACGACTGATGTTTTCAAATGCTTATGAAGATATCCGTATGCTGTTATTTGACAGACTGGAAGAGATCCATGATAAAGCGAATGGTAACTGGATGGATGTGATCATCGTATCAAGTCTTTCCGGCGGAACCGGAAGCGGTATCTTATCCGATCTTGCATATAATATTCGTGCATACGGAAAGGCAAAAAAGTGGGCGAATCTTCGGATCGGAGGCTGTTTGTTAATGCCGGATGTTATATTTGGCAACAAGAGCGTAACCCAAGATCCGGAATTAATGTTCCGAATGATGGCAAATGGCTGTGCTGCGTTAAAAGAAGTTGATTATTATATGAAGCTTTCAGAAAAGGATGATGCATATATATTTGAAAGCACCACTCACAAGATGGTGATCCGGGAGAATCTGTTCGATGCATGTATGCTTGTATCCGGTAAAAAGGACAGTCAGGGATATCTGCCGGAGGGAACAATTCTTATGGATACAGCAAGCTTCTTATATAAGCTTGCATGTAATAAATATATCGGTAACAATGATGTAAATGATGACAGGAAGCTGCTTCGTGATGTGTTCTTTGATAACGAGAAATATTCTGTGACAAACTGGAAGATGGAGCATTCGGATTCTGAGATTGCGACAGCAAACTGTTATTATAAGGTTGTCAGTGAAGCAGATTATAAGATACCAATCCGTGAGATTGAGAATATCTGTGAGAGTGATCTGTTCAATAAGGCGTATAAGCGATTATTTGTATCTCCGTTCGACAATCCGCAGATTGAAACGGATATTAAGGATGCTTTAAAGGAACTGGATGCTTTTCTTCATGCAGAGCCGGGGGATGAGATCAACCTCAGTGTGAACGGGTTGATCCAGTTTGGACAGTTTACGAAGCCAACCTATAAGATGATCAAGAAGCATACAGACGGACTCAGAGAACATATGGGTGAGAAGCTTGATAATATGGATAAGGAGCTTCCGGTTATGATCAAGTCCATTAAGAATAAATTATGGAATTCCTTAGATGCGGTAATTGCCAGATATATCGAGAAATGCGGTCCGTATGCAGCAATTGATATTATCGGAGCACCGACAGCCGGTGTGGCAGATTCTACCAGAGGTATGATGGCAGAGGTTAAGAAGCTGCAGGAGCTTCACAGCAAATATACACCATCCGGTGAATATTCCAGAATTATAGAATCTATATGTGAGATTGTAGCAAAACGTTTCTTCACTTTTCCGTCTGCAAAGCGTGAGACAGAGAATGGATATTATGATGCCTGTATCAAAGAGACACTTGCTGCAGAACGAAATCGGATCATGGATGAGATTGATGCACAGGATCTGTTTGGTGATACACTTCGTTGGTTGCAGCAGCGAGCAGAGCGTTTGGATGAGATCTATTCCCAGTTCGGAGAAGACCTGAAGAATTCAATCGAGGATCTTGCAAATGAAGGTAAGGTAACAACCAAGAATATATTAAAGAATGCAGCCAGACATGAATTCCTTCCGACTGATTATGTAAATGACAGTCGTATCAATGAGGTAAAGGATGGATTGATCCGGTTGATGTTAGATAATGAAGCAAATATTGATAACGGAAGAGTTGTTCCTGTCAAGGATGCGATGGAGAAGATTTATCGTCGTTTATTCAGCGGTATCGGAGCATATGGTCCGGAGAAGATGTTATCCGTTGCATTCTCTGATAAGAAGCTTGCGGAGAATGATATCAATGTTATGTTTGGTTCACCGACAAATGACCGACGGGATGAAGTTATGCAGAAGGTAGCTGCTGCATTTGTAAATGATATTCAGGAAGAAAAGCAGTTATGTGTGCTCAAGGATGGCTACAAAGAACTTTTGTTAAATAAGAAATATATATCAGTGCCAAATGTAATGCCGTATTTCAGTAGGGCAGTAAAAGGAATCCTGATGGATAAACCATATAATGAGAAGGAGGATTCCATTACATTGAATCCTGGGGAGATCGAGATTTCGATCAATGATATGTATGTCGGCGTGCCTGCATCTATGATGGCATGTACAGCAGAGATGCAGAAAGCCTATAATGCAGTAGATAGTTCTTACAAAGGACTGCATATTGACGAAGTGAATAGGGATATGAGAGATTTCCCGAATCTTTGCACGTTATAA